Proteins encoded within one genomic window of Candidatus Zixiibacteriota bacterium:
- the dsrM gene encoding sulfate reduction electron transfer complex DsrMKJOP subunit DsrM has product MNVFLSLAAVIILILLAMAGVGAIGLDYLFGVVIPYAAFLIFIVGFVYRIIIWSKSPVPFRIPTTCGQQKTLSWIKSSKLESPHTTLGVIGRMALEILFFRSLFRNTKTEIKPGPQIVYGSNKWLWLGGLAFHWSFLIILIRHLRFFIEPVPYYITMIEHLDGFFQVGLPEILLTDIAILSALTFLILRRFGPRLRYISLPADYFPLLLIISIATTGVLMRYFTKTDIVGIKELALGLATFSPVVPEGIGLTFFVHLFLVSVLLIYFPFSKLMHLGGVFLSPTRNLANNNRMKRHVNPWDYPVNVHTYEEYEDEFRDVMKAAGLPLEKES; this is encoded by the coding sequence ATGAATGTATTTCTATCGCTTGCCGCTGTAATAATTCTTATTTTGCTGGCAATGGCGGGGGTTGGCGCAATTGGGCTTGATTATCTCTTTGGAGTTGTTATTCCCTATGCTGCGTTTTTAATATTTATTGTCGGCTTTGTTTACCGCATCATCATTTGGTCGAAATCGCCAGTTCCCTTTCGCATACCAACAACATGCGGACAACAAAAGACATTAAGCTGGATTAAATCGAGCAAACTTGAAAGCCCGCATACAACTCTTGGCGTGATTGGCAGAATGGCTCTCGAGATACTCTTTTTCCGTTCGCTTTTCAGAAACACTAAAACCGAAATAAAACCCGGCCCGCAAATAGTATATGGCTCCAACAAATGGCTCTGGTTAGGAGGGCTTGCATTCCACTGGAGCTTTCTGATTATTTTAATCAGACACCTGCGGTTTTTCATTGAGCCTGTCCCCTATTATATAACAATGATTGAGCACCTTGACGGCTTTTTTCAAGTAGGATTACCGGAAATCCTATTAACTGATATTGCAATTCTTTCAGCGTTAACATTTCTCATCTTGCGCCGCTTCGGCCCAAGGCTTCGCTATATCTCACTGCCGGCTGATTATTTTCCGCTTCTGCTGATTATTAGCATCGCAACTACCGGCGTCTTAATGAGATATTTTACTAAAACCGATATCGTGGGCATCAAGGAATTAGCGTTAGGTCTGGCAACATTTAGTCCGGTTGTTCCGGAGGGTATAGGCTTAACATTTTTCGTACACCTGTTTCTTGTCAGCGTACTGCTCATTTATTTCCCGTTCAGCAAACTGATGCATTTAGGCGGAGTTTTCTTAAGTCCTACCAGAAATTTAGCTAACAACAACCGCATGAAAAGACATGTCAACCCTTGGGATTACCCTGTAAATGTGCATACCTACGAGGAATACGAAGACGAATTCAGGGATGTAATGAAAGCCGCTGGCTTACCATTGGAGAAGGAATCATAA
- a CDS encoding RsbRD N-terminal domain-containing protein: MLKNFLEQNKSEIIKRWFDSIIETYPENSHDFFKRDKNQFGNPVGYTISKETESLYGVLLDGINNDEKLYLALDNIIKIRTVQDYSPSQAINFVYLLKRVIRDFAAEHIHEENIYNELLEFESRIDKLALCSFDVYMRCKEKIYQIRLNESRRKVAKLLEKVNLNSGNPEQLEE; encoded by the coding sequence ATGCTAAAAAACTTCTTAGAGCAAAATAAATCCGAAATAATAAAAAGATGGTTCGATTCAATTATTGAAACATACCCGGAAAATTCGCATGATTTCTTCAAGCGGGACAAGAATCAGTTCGGGAATCCTGTCGGTTATACGATTTCCAAAGAAACGGAATCGCTGTATGGCGTGCTTCTTGACGGTATAAACAACGATGAAAAGCTTTATTTAGCGCTTGATAATATTATAAAGATACGAACAGTACAAGACTATTCACCTTCGCAGGCTATTAATTTTGTTTACCTGCTCAAAAGAGTTATCCGTGATTTCGCTGCAGAACATATTCATGAAGAAAATATCTATAATGAACTACTTGAATTCGAATCGAGAATAGACAAGCTTGCCCTTTGCTCTTTTGATGTATATATGAGATGTAAAGAAAAAATTTACCAGATTCGATTGAATGAATCGAGAAGGAAAGTAGCCAAGCTTTTAGAGAAAGTAAATTTAAACTCCGGCAATCCGGAACAGTTAGAGGAATAA
- a CDS encoding TusE/DsrC/DsvC family sulfur relay protein codes for MAIFEHGDIKIDVDEDGFMLEPDQWTEDVAIALATTEAVDNMTEEHWKLVNYLREYYLKFGIAPMIRKLCKETGFPLKKVYELFPSGPAKGACKVAGLAKPTGCV; via the coding sequence ATGGCAATTTTTGAACATGGCGACATTAAAATTGATGTCGATGAAGACGGATTCATGTTGGAACCCGATCAGTGGACTGAGGATGTTGCAATAGCTTTAGCAACTACCGAAGCCGTTGATAATATGACCGAAGAACATTGGAAGTTAGTTAATTACCTTAGAGAGTATTACCTGAAATTCGGGATTGCGCCGATGATTCGTAAGTTATGCAAAGAGACAGGCTTTCCTTTAAAGAAAGTTTACGAACTGTTCCCGTCAGGACCGGCTAAAGGCGCCTGCAAAGTCGCTGGTTTAGCTAAACCGACTGGCTGCGTATAA
- the dsrB gene encoding dissimilatory-type sulfite reductase subunit beta — protein sequence MKDRRTDYGPPHYEQFLPPIVKENYGKWEYHEIIKPGVMVHVSETGAKLYTVRAASGRLISVQKIRMYCDLADKYCGGYVRFTSRHNIEFLFGDEKNIEPLIKDLEEMGHPVGGIGNAITSIVHTQGWVHCHSAATDASGIVKAVMDDLIEYFKERKLPGKLRIALACCLNMCGAVHCSDIAILGIHRRPPKIDHANLKKVCEIPNVSASCPTAAIRPATVDGYASVEVDEDQCMFCANCFTVCPAMTLNDPLNDGVSIWVGGKVSNARHEPMFSKLAIPFIPNNPPRWPEVTSAIRNLVELWAKNAKKYERMGEWIERIGWPKFFRMSGIKFQKEHIDDFKHAGLTYKRSTHLTF from the coding sequence ATGAAAGATAGGCGGACTGACTACGGTCCTCCGCATTACGAACAATTTTTGCCGCCGATTGTTAAAGAAAATTACGGCAAATGGGAATATCACGAAATCATCAAGCCTGGCGTAATGGTTCATGTATCTGAAACAGGCGCTAAGCTTTATACCGTCCGGGCGGCTTCCGGCAGACTTATAAGCGTCCAAAAAATTCGCATGTACTGCGACCTTGCCGACAAATATTGCGGCGGATATGTAAGATTTACCAGCCGTCATAACATTGAGTTTTTATTCGGCGATGAGAAAAATATTGAACCGCTGATTAAAGACCTTGAGGAAATGGGACATCCGGTCGGTGGTATCGGTAATGCTATTACCTCCATCGTTCATACCCAAGGCTGGGTTCATTGTCACTCTGCGGCTACAGATGCTTCCGGTATTGTTAAGGCTGTGATGGATGATCTAATTGAATACTTTAAAGAAAGAAAACTTCCCGGCAAGCTCAGGATTGCTTTGGCTTGTTGTTTGAATATGTGCGGCGCGGTTCATTGCTCCGATATCGCTATTCTTGGCATCCACAGACGTCCGCCGAAAATCGATCATGCCAACCTTAAAAAGGTTTGCGAGATTCCAAACGTATCCGCTTCCTGCCCGACTGCGGCTATCAGGCCAGCAACAGTAGATGGTTATGCATCGGTTGAGGTTGACGAAGACCAATGCATGTTCTGCGCCAACTGCTTTACGGTATGTCCGGCTATGACTCTTAACGACCCGCTTAATGACGGTGTTTCGATTTGGGTTGGCGGCAAGGTATCTAATGCTCGTCATGAGCCAATGTTCTCAAAGCTGGCAATTCCATTTATACCGAATAATCCGCCGCGTTGGCCGGAAGTTACCAGCGCTATCAGGAATCTGGTGGAATTATGGGCTAAGAACGCCAAGAAATACGAGAGAATGGGCGAGTGGATTGAACGTATTGGCTGGCCTAAATTCTTTAGAATGTCTGGCATCAAGTTCCAGAAAGAACATATCGATGATTTCAAACATGCCGGTTTAACATATAAACGGTCAACTCATTTAACTTTTTAG
- a CDS encoding cobyrinate a,c-diamide synthase — MVAKLPRLLIAGLSGDSGKTIVSLSLLTALSQKGVDISVFKKGPDYIDSAWLSIISKTQCRNLDTYLVEPDDVYNIFTGNAGKDISIIEGNRGIFDGKDVSGTHSTAGLAKLLRAPIILVVDATKSTRTIAALVKGCIDFDPDIVIAGIVLNRIAGERHKKIITQSIEKYCGLPVLGSIPKLDKNSTIIPGRHLGLVTPQECENNLKLNSILLEIAEKYLNIGKLIEIANNAEILDAAAAPASRQVESKTNNNEKIVKIGYFKDSVFTFYYPENLEALEASGAELTAISSLNDKSLPDIDALYIGGGFPETQAQLLAGNKSMMESVRKAAVSGMPIYAECGGLIYLSRSLKYDGKLFLMAGVFPIDLKINPKPVGHGYTSIKIDYDNPYFETGSTIKGHEFHYSGLAANQLDNPIDSIVSCMDVLTGYGIGKQRDGLVYNNTLACYTHIHAAGNEKWAENLIENALQYKEKRSNRSNSWNSNYSKGNNCSNNLNSACAVQNISYCG, encoded by the coding sequence ATGGTTGCTAAACTACCGCGGCTTTTAATTGCCGGTCTATCCGGCGATTCGGGAAAAACAATCGTCAGTTTAAGCCTTTTGACTGCCTTAAGTCAAAAGGGGGTGGATATTTCTGTGTTCAAAAAAGGACCTGATTATATCGATTCAGCTTGGCTGTCAATTATTTCAAAAACCCAATGCCGCAATCTGGACACATATCTTGTTGAACCAGACGATGTTTATAATATCTTTACCGGCAATGCCGGCAAAGATATATCTATCATCGAAGGAAACCGCGGTATCTTTGATGGCAAAGACGTTTCCGGCACTCACAGTACTGCGGGGCTCGCAAAACTTCTGCGAGCCCCCATTATTTTGGTAGTTGACGCTACCAAATCTACTCGGACTATTGCCGCCCTTGTGAAAGGGTGCATTGATTTCGACCCAGATATCGTAATTGCCGGCATAGTTTTAAACAGAATTGCCGGCGAAAGACATAAAAAGATAATAACCCAATCAATTGAAAAATACTGCGGCTTGCCGGTTTTGGGTTCTATACCAAAATTGGATAAAAACTCGACAATTATTCCCGGCCGTCATCTTGGGTTGGTTACTCCGCAAGAGTGCGAAAACAATTTAAAGCTAAATAGTATATTGTTAGAAATAGCTGAGAAATATCTTAATATAGGAAAATTAATTGAAATTGCCAATAATGCTGAAATTTTAGATGCAGCAGCCGCGCCCGCTAGCAGGCAGGTTGAATCAAAAACCAATAATAATGAAAAGATTGTAAAAATCGGTTATTTTAAAGATTCTGTATTTACATTTTATTATCCCGAAAATCTTGAAGCCTTAGAGGCAAGCGGTGCAGAACTTACGGCAATATCATCACTAAATGACAAATCGTTGCCTGATATAGACGCTCTCTATATCGGCGGCGGCTTTCCCGAAACACAAGCGCAGTTATTAGCCGGTAACAAGTCGATGATGGAGTCTGTCAGGAAAGCGGCTGTTTCCGGGATGCCGATATATGCCGAATGCGGCGGTTTGATTTATCTGTCGCGGTCGCTTAAATATGATGGCAAATTATTCCTTATGGCAGGGGTTTTCCCTATTGACCTGAAAATAAATCCCAAGCCTGTAGGTCATGGCTACACATCAATTAAAATCGATTATGATAACCCTTATTTTGAAACAGGTTCCACTATTAAAGGGCACGAGTTCCATTATTCCGGTCTGGCTGCAAACCAGTTGGATAATCCTATTGATAGTATCGTCAGCTGCATGGATGTTTTGACCGGATATGGAATAGGCAAACAGCGGGACGGACTTGTATATAACAATACTCTTGCCTGCTATACGCATATTCATGCTGCCGGAAATGAAAAATGGGCTGAGAACTTAATTGAAAATGCTTTGCAGTATAAGGAAAAGCGTTCGAACAGAAGTAATTCGTGGAATAGTAATTATTCAAAGGGAAATAACTGTTCTAATAATTTGAATTCAGCTTGCGCTGTTCAAAATATCAGTTATTGCGGATAA
- a CDS encoding (Fe-S)-binding protein gives MSEDKKKPEELAQVDYKPPKKKWSDPSVEFKKGTYNYSALPDNLDYLGLYNPGKWYAPEKEWPVPENWKEIILKGLKERLDRYRSLKIFMDVCVRCGACADKCHYYIGSGDPKNMPVLRAELLRSVYRNNFTAAGKIMGKIAGGRELTLDVLKEWFYYFYQCTECRRCSVFCPYGIDTAEITMMVRELLNLIGLNIDWIITPAANCLRTGNHLGIQPHGFADSIEFAVDELEELTGIKVEAPINKKGAEILFIAPSADYFASPHYYTLLGYLALFHEIGLDYTWSSYASEGGNFGLFHSQETMKRLNSKIYMEAKRLGVKWVLGGECGHMWRVVHQYMDSLNGPADFLEVPVSPITKTRFENTKATKMVHICEFTADLIKNGKIKLDPSRNDQWTPTYHDSCNPARAMGLLEEPRYIINAVSNKFHEMPENTIREQTFCCGSGAGLGTDENLEMRLRGGLPRANAVKYVKEKYGVNILLCICAIDKATLPTLLDYWVPGTEVGGIHELVGNALVMKGEKRTTDLRGEPFVGKESKKDV, from the coding sequence ATGTCAGAAGACAAAAAAAAGCCTGAAGAGCTGGCGCAAGTTGACTATAAACCGCCCAAGAAAAAATGGTCAGATCCCTCTGTCGAATTCAAGAAAGGCACTTATAATTACTCGGCCTTGCCGGATAATTTAGATTATCTCGGTTTATACAATCCGGGCAAATGGTATGCCCCCGAAAAAGAATGGCCGGTTCCGGAAAATTGGAAAGAGATAATTCTTAAGGGATTAAAAGAGCGTCTCGACAGGTATCGGTCATTAAAGATCTTTATGGATGTTTGTGTAAGATGCGGAGCCTGCGCTGATAAATGTCATTACTACATCGGTTCCGGCGATCCCAAAAATATGCCGGTGCTTCGCGCCGAGCTTCTAAGATCAGTCTATAGGAATAATTTTACGGCCGCTGGAAAAATTATGGGCAAAATAGCCGGCGGCAGAGAACTGACACTTGATGTGCTGAAAGAATGGTTCTACTATTTCTACCAATGCACCGAGTGCCGCCGATGTTCGGTATTTTGCCCTTACGGCATCGATACCGCCGAGATCACTATGATGGTTCGCGAGCTATTGAATCTAATCGGATTGAATATCGACTGGATTATAACTCCGGCGGCTAACTGCCTGCGAACCGGCAACCATCTTGGCATCCAGCCGCATGGATTTGCTGATAGTATTGAGTTCGCCGTTGATGAGTTGGAGGAGCTGACCGGAATTAAGGTTGAGGCTCCCATAAATAAAAAAGGCGCCGAGATATTATTCATAGCTCCTTCCGCCGACTACTTTGCCTCGCCTCATTATTATACATTGCTTGGCTACCTTGCTTTGTTTCACGAAATCGGATTGGATTATACCTGGAGTTCTTATGCCTCCGAGGGCGGCAATTTTGGCCTGTTCCATTCGCAGGAAACGATGAAAAGATTGAATTCAAAAATCTATATGGAAGCTAAAAGGCTTGGCGTAAAGTGGGTTCTCGGCGGCGAGTGCGGCCATATGTGGCGAGTGGTGCATCAATATATGGATTCATTAAACGGGCCAGCCGATTTTCTTGAGGTACCGGTGTCGCCTATAACGAAAACTCGGTTTGAAAATACTAAAGCGACCAAAATGGTTCATATCTGCGAATTCACCGCTGATTTAATCAAGAACGGCAAAATCAAGCTGGATCCCAGCCGCAACGACCAGTGGACGCCGACATATCACGATTCATGCAATCCGGCGCGAGCGATGGGGCTTTTGGAGGAACCGCGATACATCATCAATGCTGTTTCAAATAAATTCCATGAGATGCCGGAAAATACAATTAGAGAGCAAACATTTTGCTGCGGCAGCGGCGCCGGACTTGGCACCGATGAAAACCTTGAAATGAGACTCCGCGGCGGGCTTCCAAGAGCTAATGCTGTTAAGTATGTGAAAGAAAAATACGGCGTCAATATACTGCTCTGCATCTGCGCGATTGACAAAGCCACTCTGCCCACCTTGCTTGATTACTGGGTTCCCGGCACTGAAGTCGGCGGTATTCACGAGTTGGTCGGCAACGCTTTGGTCATGAAAGGAGAAAAAAGAACTACCGACTTAAGAGGCGAACCGTTCGTAGGAAAGGAGAGTAAAAAAGATGTATAA
- a CDS encoding FAD-dependent oxidoreductase, whose protein sequence is MVKKVKKKKKGLRSLRSSGGSAVETSSLRPKFVPKKSPCGSVGCPNHNHIRKALMAVSRAEEFGKDVDEQIKEAFYTFLETTPFPSVCGRVCPHPCETECNRNEKEGALGINSFERFLGDYGLENKLAPIMLTEKKRSEKIAIIGSGPGGMSCAYQLARRGYPVTVFEAFPKTGGMLRYGIPDYRLPQNILDAEIKRIQDMGVEIKTNTTVGKDIPYEDLQKEYKAIFVALGAHKGKNLRIEGEDAPNVFTGTDFLHRVNAGESVEVGDNVVVIGGGDTAIDAARIARRLGANATILYRRTRKEMPAIDEEIDGAEKEGVRIDLLAAPIEIYTKDGKAIGMKCQKMELGEPDDSGRRRPMPIEGDTYDLEFSALIAAISQEPDFNGFGSLIEGKDWIKVDDKFKTKIDATYSGGDNINLGLAIDAIFHGRMAAGRIHEMLSGEAVPVMPKMDTIRMDKMAHGYYEEKQRTPIKEIAVEDALKSLTAEITSTWSKDEAVGESMRCMSCGMCFDCGTCWSFCQDNAIIKPLIRGEEYKFKMEFCNGCKKCAENCPCGYIEMH, encoded by the coding sequence ATGGTAAAAAAAGTTAAAAAGAAAAAAAAGGGATTGCGGTCTTTAAGAAGTTCCGGAGGTTCAGCGGTTGAAACATCATCGCTTCGACCAAAATTTGTTCCCAAGAAATCGCCCTGCGGCAGTGTTGGCTGTCCCAATCATAACCATATAAGAAAAGCCCTGATGGCTGTTTCGAGAGCCGAGGAATTCGGTAAAGACGTTGATGAGCAAATTAAAGAAGCTTTTTATACTTTTCTCGAAACGACCCCCTTCCCTTCGGTTTGCGGCAGAGTTTGCCCGCATCCGTGTGAAACCGAATGCAACCGTAATGAGAAAGAAGGCGCTTTAGGCATCAATAGCTTCGAGCGATTCCTTGGCGACTATGGTCTTGAAAACAAACTGGCGCCTATCATGCTGACCGAGAAAAAAAGATCAGAAAAAATTGCTATTATCGGTTCCGGTCCGGGCGGCATGTCATGCGCCTATCAGCTTGCTCGCCGCGGTTATCCGGTTACGGTTTTTGAGGCATTTCCGAAAACAGGCGGCATGCTTCGCTACGGCATACCCGATTACCGTCTTCCTCAAAATATCCTTGATGCCGAAATCAAGCGCATTCAGGATATGGGAGTTGAGATAAAGACCAACACAACGGTTGGCAAAGATATTCCCTATGAAGACCTGCAAAAAGAATACAAGGCTATTTTTGTCGCTCTTGGCGCTCATAAGGGCAAAAACTTGAGAATTGAGGGCGAGGATGCCCCGAACGTATTTACCGGCACCGATTTTCTGCATAGAGTAAATGCCGGCGAAAGCGTTGAGGTTGGCGATAATGTGGTTGTCATCGGCGGCGGCGACACCGCTATTGATGCTGCCAGAATCGCCCGTCGCTTGGGCGCAAATGCTACTATTCTCTATCGCCGCACGAGAAAAGAAATGCCGGCAATCGATGAGGAAATTGACGGCGCCGAAAAAGAAGGCGTTAGAATCGATTTATTAGCCGCACCAATTGAAATCTATACTAAAGATGGTAAGGCTATCGGGATGAAATGTCAGAAGATGGAACTCGGCGAACCGGATGACTCCGGCAGACGCCGCCCCATGCCTATTGAAGGCGATACTTATGACCTCGAGTTTTCCGCTTTAATTGCCGCTATCAGTCAGGAACCTGATTTCAACGGCTTCGGTAGTCTTATCGAGGGAAAAGACTGGATTAAAGTTGACGATAAATTCAAAACGAAAATCGACGCTACCTATTCCGGCGGCGACAATATCAATCTGGGATTGGCAATTGACGCTATTTTTCATGGCCGGATGGCTGCTGGTCGTATCCATGAGATGCTTAGCGGCGAGGCAGTACCGGTAATGCCAAAGATGGATACTATCCGGATGGATAAAATGGCTCATGGCTATTACGAGGAAAAACAGCGTACTCCAATCAAGGAAATAGCGGTTGAGGATGCGCTCAAAAGCCTTACTGCTGAAATTACCAGCACTTGGAGCAAGGATGAGGCTGTTGGAGAATCGATGCGTTGTATGAGCTGCGGTATGTGTTTTGATTGCGGTACTTGCTGGAGCTTCTGCCAGGATAACGCGATAATCAAGCCCCTTATTCGAGGCGAGGAATATAAATTTAAAATGGAATTTTGCAATGGCTGCAAGAAGTGCGCCGAGAACTGTCCTTGCGGCTATATAGAGATGCATTAA